One genomic region from Xyrauchen texanus isolate HMW12.3.18 chromosome 16, RBS_HiC_50CHRs, whole genome shotgun sequence encodes:
- the LOC127657341 gene encoding homeobox protein goosecoid-like, which yields MPAGMFSIDSILAERPSCKDSVLLHRNAPVVFSNLTESLYTAAGDFNGLYAHTGPPAPNLQSVNGTRLGYSNYYYGQLHVQGPTGPACCGAIPTLGSQQCPCIPTGYDSAGSVLISPVPHQMMSYMNVGTLSRTELQLLNQLHCRRKRRHRTIFTDEQLEALENLFQETKYPDVGTREQLARKVHLREEKVEVWFKNRRAKWRRQKRSSSEESENAQKWNKSTKTAAEKIEEGKSDVDSDS from the exons ATGCCCGCTGGGATGTTCAGTATCGACAGCATCTTAGCAGAGAGACCCAGTTGCAAGGACTCGGTTCTTCTCCATCGGAATGCTCCGGTTGTGTTTTCCAACTTGACGGAATCCTTATACACAGCAGCTGGCGATTTTAATGGACTCTATGCGCACACAGGACCTCCAGCTCCTAACTTACAATCGGTGAATGGAACCAGACTAGGCTATAGCAACTACTATTATGGACAACTTCATGTCCAGGGGCCGACTGGGCCAGCTTGCTGTGGCGCAATACCAACCCTTGGCTCGCAGCAGTGCCCGTGTATTCCTACAG gcTACGACAGCGCCGGATCAGTCCTTATTTCTCCAGTCCCCCATCAGATGATGTCCTACATGAACGTGGGCACTTTGTCCAGAACTGAGCTGCAGTTGCTCAACCAGTTACACTGTCGACGCAAGAGACGACACCGAACCATATTCACAGACGAGCAGCTGGAGGCACTGGAGAACCTTTTCCAAGAAACCAAATACCCTGACGTAGGCACAAGAGAACAACTGGCACGAAAGGTTCACCTACGCGAAGAAAAAGTGGAG GTTTGGTTCAAAAACAGACGAGCAAAATGGAGAAGACAGAAACGGTCTTCATCAGAGGAATCAGAAAACGCACAGAAATGGAACAAATCCACGAAAACAGCCGCAGAGAAAATCGAGGAGGGCAAAAGTGACGTGGACTCAGACAGCTGA